The window AAATCGAGGATCCTGCCAAAATATATGATCCATCTGGCATGAAGTATTTAGCTATAATTGAAAATAAAGGTATCAGGAAATACAACAGCGCTGGAATCCCAAGGTTAATAAATAACTGACCCTTCAAAAGCTTTGGCGTTCATAATATATATTCCTAATGAAACAACACTATATCCCACAGTGCTATTTACGCGAATTTTTAAACAGTGATAGAAAACTTCACACGCTCGACACTGCGCTCAAAAAACATGGCAAAAAAGTATTTGACGAACCAAGATTTCCTACCGAAGTATGCAGGTCAAAAGATTTCTACACCATTCAAACAACCTTTAGTAAAAACTATAAGCACCTCTCAACATTAAAACCTTTTGCATTGGAGGAAAGCTTCCATCAATATGAAAGAGACTACCCCAAACTGGTTATAAAACTTAAAGCCAAACAAAAAGCATTAATTAAAAAAGATGCCTCCAGTCTTATTTATTCTCTGGTGGATATGAAACTGAGGAATAAGTATTTCAGGGATACAATTGTGCCCAGCGCACATGAAAAAGTAATTAACGAAACATTAAGCGAACTTCGAGAAAACGTTTCAAGCATAGATCTTTCACAATTCCCTCAGATTACACCCCAAGCAATCTCAAACACCATCTTAAAAATACAGCAACAATTTACTCCGTCTGACGAAATTCACAAACAGGGCCATATTTCCTCGCTGATGCTTCGTAAACAACAAGGAAACGAAATTCATGAAAAAATAATACAGCAACTTTTCAAATTACAATGGAAGGTCATGATCGCGAAGAACAACTCGTTTATTACCAATGATAATCCAGGGGTTTGCTATCAAAGCAACGGTTACATCCAAAACACCAAATTTGATCAGGATTTCACCTACATTGTACCTATTTCACCACAATTATGCCTATGGATTTCCGATGCCGAACCAGATACTAAGTGGATTAAAAATAATGCGCAGAAAGCCATTGAATATATAGAGCTCAACAAAGATTCAGTTAGCAAAATAAATCAACTTTCACTTAAACACTACAATCGTTTTATTTTTTCTAATAACAAATCCGTGATAGATCAGATAGCAGAGGTGGTGAACAGGGTACAATGAACTATGACAAAATTAGAAATTATAAAAGAAGCAGTAAACCGCTATCTGATGGAACAATTCGGTTATAAAAAAAACATCGCCGAATATTGCAGATATTCAACCAATCTTCAGGCATTAACAAAAAAAATAGATCTCTACCTACGTTTTATCGATGATACCCAAATCCTAAAGAATCCAACGATCATTATTGCGAGGATAGAATTTAAGGAGCAGCAGAAAGGGCATGGAAAACGTCTTCTTGCATTTCTTTGCACCCTGGCTGACGAACATGGTTTCAGTTTTATTGAAATGGAAGGATGTACAAAAAATGGTGCCGCATTTTCTGAAGCATTCGGATTCTACCCCACAGGTAGCCAAAGGTTACATTGGCGCACCAGTGTCGATGATCTAAAGACAGCGCTTGCTAAGCACTAATCACAATCATTGTACTGCATATATCACACTAAGGAGCTTAAGTAAACCCAAGATAAACAATGTATAAAACGTTCAAGTCTTCCCCAGAGACAATATCTAGTTGACATTTCTGAACCCATAAAAAAACTTGACTCGACAGAAGTTTTCCATGATCCAGTAACAAAAATTGCTTTCAATCTCAGCAAAAATCCATGATTAAAAATTATATTTAACCAGAAACACTCTCCAAATGTATATAAGTTCTATCAAGCTTACCAATATCCGCTCATATAATAACCTTGAGCTCAACCTTTCTAAGTCTATCAATCTTTTGGTTGGAAATAATAACTCGGGAAAGTCAACGATCATCAAATCAATATTTCAGTTGCAAAATACTTCTGCCATCGGAATAGAGGACATCAGAAAATCAGTAAGTGCTGGGAGGATATACCTAGATCTAGAAGACATTTCTCAAACAGATGTCAGTGCATTTCTTCTGGCAAAAAAAGATGAAATAATTCATTTTCCATCTACAAACAGAGTAAAAGTTCAATTTGGAATGTATAATAGCCTTATAGAAAAACAAAGAAACACCGAAGCGCATTTTTTTGATCTCAACCTCCCACATTCCTTCGATGAAAGCGGCAGATTGCAAATTGACAAAAGCATAAAAATAGAGGATGAGCTTAGAGATTTTCATAGCTTGCCAAATCTAGAAAGTCATCAAAATTTTATCTTCCCTTTTTTTTCAAAACGCAAAACGAACAACTATGCGAGTCAACAAGGCCCATCTGAAAGCGATATAGTAAATGAAGATTTCAGGAACATTACAGCTAAAGTTCAAAAGCTATCGAACCCTTCCCACCCAAAGTATAAACGCTTTGTAAAATACATCAACGATATTCTGGGTTTTAGTATCGGTGTAATACCAGATAGAAGCAACAATTACAATAATACGGGTATATATGTGAGCGACAACACCTATATTCCCATTTCCAGCATGGGGGAAGGAGTGGTCAACATATTGGGACTGATCGTCATGCTTCTGACTGAGAACGGCAAACTATACCTGATCGAAGAACTTGAAAACGATATTCATCCAAGGGCACTTAAAAAATTACTTGAGCTGATTATAGAAAAATCTTCAGATAATCAATTTGTTATCTCAACACATTCCAATATAGTGTTAAAATACCTGGGAATACAAGGCTCAAAAATTTTTCACTTGCGATGGAAGCCATATGAAAAGACAGAAGAAGATAGGTTACCTACAACTTCTATCAAACTGCTTGGCGATGATCCTAAAGAAAAATTGGAACTTCTGGAGGAACTTGGATACGACCTCTTTGATTTCGATCTGCATAAATCCTACCTCATTTTCGAGGAATCATCAGCAGAAACCCTATTTAAAAAATTCCTCATTCCAACTTTCTTTCCAAGGCTAGAAGGTAAAATCAAAACCGTGGCAGCAACTGGAGCTCACGACCTAAAAGCAAGGTTTCATGATTTTCTAAGGCTGTTTGTTTTTATCCATACCACTCCCGCCTACACTGCCCGAGCATGGGTTGTAGCTGATGGTGACGATGCCGGAAAAACTAATATAGAATCCTTGCGTAGATCCTTTGCTAGCTGGGATCCCAGCCATTTTATATCCCTTCCAAAGTTCAATATTGAAGAATTCTTTCCAGAGCGCTTCCAGCAGGAATTTGCCGAAATCCTGCAGATTTCAGACAAAGGAAAAAAACGCGATGCTAAAATAAAATTCAATAAAAAGGTGATGGATTGGACAAACGTAGATCGGGAAACAGCTAAAACAGAGTTTGCCAATTCTTCTACCGAACTAATCGGATTGCTCCAAAAGATTCAAGACAAACTACTTTTATAGCCTGAGCCACTTAAATCGGCGATTCTCCGTTAAGACTTAAATCGGCAAGATTGGAATAAGAAACTATTAATCAGCTGAAACAAGATAACCTACTCTCCAAGAGTGAAAATCAAGAGCAGTTTTAAAGGAGGCCCAATCGAAGGATACATGCAACTAGAAATGATAAAGCTATTTATCCAACATTGGATAAACCCGCTTAAACGACGCCCAAATTTGTAGCTCAATAAATTTTAGGCACATGGAATCCTTTGGCTTTGAAAAACTTCCTGAGATTATCCGTCAGCTATTCGAAAAAGTAGAACATATCGAAGAACTTGTTTCGCAGATCAACCCTGCCAGTGACGGTTCAAATGATTTGCTCACTGTACGTGAAGCAGCAGATTATCTAAAAATATCTGTTCAGTCCTTATATTGCAAGGTGAGCAGAATGGAAATCCCTGTAAGTAAACCAGGAAGGCGTCTATACTTCAGCCAGTCTGAACTCAAAAAATGGGTCAGCGATTCCAGACGAAAAACAGCGGCTGAAATTTTTCAGGAATCCCAGAAAAAGAACAGTCGGTTAGATAAAAAGGATATTTTCATTTAGCTTACGCCGAGTTTTGCTTCATTTCGATGCAGGATAAATATATCCGTCCTTTTCTCATGACCATCTCCATGATCCTCTTCGACAGCACTTTTAAGTATCACCTTACCTGCGGCTTGCCGCTTAGTCTTATCAACTATCTTGGCATATATTTCTGTATTTTTCAGTGACCTATGCCCAAGAGTTTCGAAACAGTATAAATATCGGTTCCCAACTCCAGCTGCAAAGTCGCAAAAGTGTGCCTAAAACTGTGAAAGGTAATATTCTTATTAATATCCGCAGCTGCTAACCATCCAGTAAAGAAAGACTTTAGCTGATAATACTTCAAGCCTGGAAACAAAAGTTCTTCGGCTCCTTGCCTTTTCCCTAAACGTTCTACCGCCTGATCGGATATCGGCATAACTTCGGCCTTGTCAGTCTTGCCTTGGGAAAATTGGATTTCGTAGCTCCCCTTTTTACCCCTCAGTTCAGACCAGCTTAAAGTACTCACGTCCGACCACCGCAGCCCAGTGAGTCCTGAAAAGATTGCCGCATTTTTCATCAGCTCAGAACCGGCAGGCGTATCCGCCAGGTGTTGAAATTCTTCGAGCGTCAGTCTTTCCCTATTGGTTTCCTTTGGTGGTATAGGATCTACAATGGCATGTAAATCTAAGGGAATAAGTTTTCGCCTATAAGCAATACGCAATACCGCTCTGAATTTAGCATAGTAAGTCACCGCAGTATTTCTTTTAATTGGGCGGCCATATCGCGCTATACCAGGCCCGCTCAAAAGATAATACTTATAATCCTCGCAGAGAAAATCAGAAAGCTCCGGCAGACGCAGGTCAGGACCACTAAAGGCAATAAAATAACGAAGCCCCATCTCCCAGTGGTCATTGAGCGATTTCCGGCGGCTTTTGGCAACTTGCCTAAAAAGCTCAGTGAAACTAGCATTACGCTCATGTTCTGAAATAATACCAAAGCGCCTGTTCTGCAATTCAATCTGCCGCTGGGCACAGACAGTCTGTGCAGTAAGCAAAGTTTCCTTATTGTGAATCTTTTGCAACTCATTTTCAGGCTTTGTGTAGAGGTATAATTTAAGTGTAACAAAACGCAGTACTTTTCCACTCTTGCTGCAAGGTAAGGGTGGGTAATAATCCAGATATAGACTTTGCCTTCCTGTGTTCAGGGTTTTCCTTCTTAGTGTTACCGTTCCCATAATGATTAACTTTTATAAAATATTTGGTTTAATACCGATCTAAGCACATAGCTGTACTTGCCGCTGCGAAATACTTCCAGATCATTCCTTTTGACCAATTTAAAAAGTGCCTTCTCAGAGATTCCATAATGGCGCTGAGCCTCCCCCATACTGATACAATAGACCAGTGCCGGATTCTTTTTGCGCTCTGTTTTTGGAATAGGTCTGAACTCATCTTGTTTGAACGCCTTATCCAAATGCTTCCTTTTGATCAGTGTTTTACGCTCGCTTAGGCGTATCGCCTTGATTCTCCCGGATTGAATCTGGTCATAAAGCAGCCTTTCACTACAATGCAGTAAACGGGCAGCTTGTCTGACGGTAAGAAATTCTACAGGCTGTTCAGAAACAGATTGGGTCTTTACCTTCAGCGTCTCTTCATTGCTTTTGGAAATCTTAGCATTACGCTTTTTCTGCTTATAGTGACGCCGATTACAATTCAAGCTGCAATACTTGGTAACTGTAGTTCTTGCAATAAAGGTCTTACCGCAAAGCTCGCAAATCCGCTCAACTGTGATATTTGTACTCATTTCTCCTTTCTTTTCCCCATTTGTAGCAGTAAGAGACCGTTCTTATAGGCACTGACAACATCAGTGGTAATTTCCCCTAGAATAGTGGGAAATTAGCGTGATTTAGCATGTTTAAGTGTCATTAAGTATCAATAGGCGCGGTAATTTCACCCATGATTTTTTTGGGTGGAAATTTGCCCTATCGAGCTACAAATGAGCAACAAAAATGCGAAAAATAGGGCGAACCCTCCAAAAGAGTGAAAGAAAATTATCAACACAAATAACTAACAATCAGAATGTTAGTTCTCAAAAGTTATCAGGAATTCTCGGGAATTAAGGGGATTATTTGCCGATACAAAACTTCGTAAAAATATTCTCCAATAAATCATCCGTTGTCACTGTTCCGGTAATCTCGCCTAAATAATGGAGAGCTTGTTTAATATCCATAGCCAAAAAATCGGAAGTTACCGGATTATCTACATTATCGAGTACCCGTTGTAACGCATGCTCGGTTTGTTTCAATGCTTCTACATGGCGGATATTAGTTACCAATGTTTCGCTGGTATTGATGTGGTGGAGGTTTACCTGTTCTAACAAAGTGGTTTTTAATGCCTCAATGCCCTGTTTCTCTTTAGCCGAAATAAACACCACATTCAAATCAGTAAAAGCCTTGCGCTGTAGCTCGGTAATTAAATCGGCTTTATTTACCAGAATTAAATATGGGATAGCCAATTGCTCCAGTCCGCGTAACTGTTCTTCAATTTCGGCAACGCTTTGGGCTGCATCGGCCATATAAATAATCAGTTTGGCCTGCTTCATTTTTTCGAGCGTACGCTCTACGCCCAGCGCTTCGATAATGTCCGCTGTATCGCGTATGCCCGCAGTATCGATAAAACGAAAAACGACTCCACCAATAGTTAGTTCGTCTTCAATGGTATCGCGGGTAGTACCGGCAATGTCAGAAACAATGGCACGTTCCTCATTTAACAAAGCATTTAACAAGGTCGATTTACCCACGTTGGGCTTCCCTGCTATTACGATAGGAACTCCGTTTTTAATTACATTACCATTTCGAAAGAAGAAATGAGGCGCTGCAGTACATAATTAATTTTTTTGACCAGGTTTTTCAACTGCTCGCGGTTGGCAAATTCGACATCTTCTTCGGCAAAATCGAGTTCGAGTTCAATCATTGAAGCAAAATGAATCAGTTGCTCGCGCAGGCCTTTAAGCTCAGTAGCAAAACCACCACGCATTTGCTGCATGGCTACATCGTGCGAAGCCTTTGAATTTGAAGCTATTAAATCGGCTACTGCTTCTGCCTGACTCAGGTCGAAAGCACCGTTTAAAAAAGCACGGAGGGTAAACTCGCCCGGTTTAGCTGCCCTTGCCCCTTTGCTAATCAATAGGTTAATAATCTGCTGAATAATATAATTCGAACCATGGCACGAAATTTCGACCACATTTTCTTTAGTGTAGGATTTTGGTGCTACATACAAACCGGCTACCACTTCATCTACAATATGATCACCATCTTTAACCAGGCCGAAATGCAAGGTATGCGAAACCTGTTTTTCGAGATCTTTACCCGCAAAAACTGCATTGGTAAGTGAAATGGCTTCGGGCCCAGATAAACGGATAACGCCAATGGCACCCGATCCTGGCGGGGTAGATAATGCGATAATGGTATCCTGATTGTTCATGATCAAATTGTAAAGGCCGCAAAAATAAGCCTAATCTGCGGGTATATGGTGTTTGGGAAGTAATTTTTTTACTATTCGTTCAGTTGGTTATTGGTTCAATAGTTCATTCGTCACCGGTTCTTTAGTATCAACCCATAGTTTAACAGTATCAACCCATAGTTTAACCCAGTCTCAGCTTAAATGAGATTGCCACCCTGAGCGTAGTCGAAGGACTATACGCCAAACTTATTCTTTAACTATTTCGGTTAACTTGTAAATCGCTTGTTTAAAATTGATTCACAACCAATCCCCTATGCGAAACTTAACTAACTTTGCCTTACCAAAACATTTTCTACCTAACGCTGTTTAAACCTCAATCAGAATAAGCTATATATGACTAACAATTTACCCCTGACCGTAAAACGATCGATTGAGCTACTGGGCCTGATGGCTATTGTAGCGGTGATGGTTATTGGACGCGACATTATTATGCCCATGCTCATGGCCTTTTTCATCAGCATTATGCTCCTACCGGTTTACCGCTTTTTAAAAAGAAAAAAAATCCCCGAATCACTCGCTATTATCTTGCCCATTCTACTGGTAGCCCTCTTTGTAGGATTGATTGTATGGTTTTTCTCTAACCAGATCGGTATTCTGGTTAAAGATTTTCCGCAAATTAAAGCCAACGTTAGCCAGCACATTAATTCGTTAAGCGATTGGATTAGCCGTATTACTCATTACGATGACAAACAACAAAAAGCCTTTATACAAGCCAAAAGCGACGACCTGATGAACATGGGCACATCGCTTGCCGGTGGGGCTGCCGTAACCCTGAGTGGTGTTTTTGTATTTATTGGTCTATTGCCCATTTACATTTACTTAATGCTGTTTTACAAAGATATTTTACTTCGTTTTATTTTTATGTGGTTTAAAACCGATGATCACCCTAAAGTAAAAGAAGCTATTTTCGAAACCGAATCAATCATCAAAAGCTACCTAATCGGCCTCTTGATCCAGATTAGCTATATGACCATTTTATTGGGTGGTATATTAATGCTAATTGGCATTAAGCATGCCTTATTAATCGGGGTTATTTTCGCCATCCTAAATCTTATACCCTATGTTGGGGCTTTAATTGGCAATATCATTGGCGTATTGCTAACACTTACTTCCTCGCAAGAACTCTGGCCTGTAGTTACTGTACTGGGCGTAATTGCATTTGTTCAATTTTTAGATAATAACATCCTGATGCCGCGCATTGTGGGTTCTAAAGTAAAAATTAATGCCCTGTTTGCTATTTTGGGTGTATTTATTGGTGGCAGTATTGCGGGTGTTTCGGGTATGTTTTTAGCTTTACCAATTGTGGCCGTGTTGAAAATCATCTTCGATCGTACCGAATCGTTTAAACAATGGGGTGTTTTATTGGGTGATGAACGACCAGCCAAAAGCCCTATGACTTTCCCTGCATTTAGAAAAAAGAAAACTGTGGCTGTAAAATCTGGAACGGAGAAGAAGTAGCTCATAGCTCATAGCTCATAGCTCATAGCATGGAAAAGAAAAAGCATCGAAGGTTTAACCAACGATGCTTTTTCTCTTTTCTGTTATTTATAATATGGCTAAATTCAGATCTCCTGCCCAACATGTTCCATCTTCCCTCTTACATTTTCCATATTACATCCTTTCCGGAGAGGTAATTCCCAGAATAAGCATCCCGGAATAAATAATGTCTGCGGTTTTCTTGCTCAGATTTAAACGGAACTGTTTCGTGTCGCCCTCTTCTGTTTTTACAATTGGTGGCA is drawn from Pedobacter sp. HDW13 and contains these coding sequences:
- a CDS encoding DUF4238 domain-containing protein; translation: MKQHYIPQCYLREFLNSDRKLHTLDTALKKHGKKVFDEPRFPTEVCRSKDFYTIQTTFSKNYKHLSTLKPFALEESFHQYERDYPKLVIKLKAKQKALIKKDASSLIYSLVDMKLRNKYFRDTIVPSAHEKVINETLSELRENVSSIDLSQFPQITPQAISNTILKIQQQFTPSDEIHKQGHISSLMLRKQQGNEIHEKIIQQLFKLQWKVMIAKNNSFITNDNPGVCYQSNGYIQNTKFDQDFTYIVPISPQLCLWISDAEPDTKWIKNNAQKAIEYIELNKDSVSKINQLSLKHYNRFIFSNNKSVIDQIAEVVNRVQ
- a CDS encoding ATP-dependent endonuclease, whose amino-acid sequence is MYISSIKLTNIRSYNNLELNLSKSINLLVGNNNSGKSTIIKSIFQLQNTSAIGIEDIRKSVSAGRIYLDLEDISQTDVSAFLLAKKDEIIHFPSTNRVKVQFGMYNSLIEKQRNTEAHFFDLNLPHSFDESGRLQIDKSIKIEDELRDFHSLPNLESHQNFIFPFFSKRKTNNYASQQGPSESDIVNEDFRNITAKVQKLSNPSHPKYKRFVKYINDILGFSIGVIPDRSNNYNNTGIYVSDNTYIPISSMGEGVVNILGLIVMLLTENGKLYLIEELENDIHPRALKKLLELIIEKSSDNQFVISTHSNIVLKYLGIQGSKIFHLRWKPYEKTEEDRLPTTSIKLLGDDPKEKLELLEELGYDLFDFDLHKSYLIFEESSAETLFKKFLIPTFFPRLEGKIKTVAATGAHDLKARFHDFLRLFVFIHTTPAYTARAWVVADGDDAGKTNIESLRRSFASWDPSHFISLPKFNIEEFFPERFQQEFAEILQISDKGKKRDAKIKFNKKVMDWTNVDRETAKTEFANSSTELIGLLQKIQDKLLL
- a CDS encoding helix-turn-helix domain-containing protein codes for the protein MESFGFEKLPEIIRQLFEKVEHIEELVSQINPASDGSNDLLTVREAADYLKISVQSLYCKVSRMEIPVSKPGRRLYFSQSELKKWVSDSRRKTAAEIFQESQKKNSRLDKKDIFI
- a CDS encoding site-specific integrase, whose protein sequence is MGTVTLRRKTLNTGRQSLYLDYYPPLPCSKSGKVLRFVTLKLYLYTKPENELQKIHNKETLLTAQTVCAQRQIELQNRRFGIISEHERNASFTELFRQVAKSRRKSLNDHWEMGLRYFIAFSGPDLRLPELSDFLCEDYKYYLLSGPGIARYGRPIKRNTAVTYYAKFRAVLRIAYRRKLIPLDLHAIVDPIPPKETNRERLTLEEFQHLADTPAGSELMKNAAIFSGLTGLRWSDVSTLSWSELRGKKGSYEIQFSQGKTDKAEVMPISDQAVERLGKRQGAEELLFPGLKYYQLKSFFTGWLAAADINKNITFHSFRHTFATLQLELGTDIYTVSKLLGIGH
- a CDS encoding helix-turn-helix domain-containing protein — encoded protein: MSTNITVERICELCGKTFIARTTVTKYCSLNCNRRHYKQKKRNAKISKSNEETLKVKTQSVSEQPVEFLTVRQAARLLHCSERLLYDQIQSGRIKAIRLSERKTLIKRKHLDKAFKQDEFRPIPKTERKKNPALVYCISMGEAQRHYGISEKALFKLVKRNDLEVFRSGKYSYVLRSVLNQIFYKS
- a CDS encoding AI-2E family transporter, coding for MTNNLPLTVKRSIELLGLMAIVAVMVIGRDIIMPMLMAFFISIMLLPVYRFLKRKKIPESLAIILPILLVALFVGLIVWFFSNQIGILVKDFPQIKANVSQHINSLSDWISRITHYDDKQQKAFIQAKSDDLMNMGTSLAGGAAVTLSGVFVFIGLLPIYIYLMLFYKDILLRFIFMWFKTDDHPKVKEAIFETESIIKSYLIGLLIQISYMTILLGGILMLIGIKHALLIGVIFAILNLIPYVGALIGNIIGVLLTLTSSQELWPVVTVLGVIAFVQFLDNNILMPRIVGSKVKINALFAILGVFIGGSIAGVSGMFLALPIVAVLKIIFDRTESFKQWGVLLGDERPAKSPMTFPAFRKKKTVAVKSGTEKK